Genomic segment of Thiolapillus brandeum:
CCAGTTGCCACTAACTCGTACTGACCAGGTTTCTTTACGATCCCCTGTGAGTTTGTGCAAGTACAGTCCGGGAAGATCCATATCTACTGGTGAGGCGGATGCATTCAAGCGGCCCAATATCATGCGTAACCGATTGGCATGCTTCGCTTGAATTCCGGTCTTCTTCCCAGTTTTGAAGAAGAGCTCCAGACCTTTGTGCTTGAAACTCTGGATCATACATAAAGTGTAACCCGTTACGTTACGCTTCGCAACCTATTACACATAACGTTTGCGCTAACCGGCCGACTGAGGAGCGTAGCGACGAAGGCGGTCCGAGTTGAGCGCCTTGTTCGGCTCATTATGCATAGACAAGACGGCGTCCTTTCGGTTCAGGAATTGGATCACCAAATTCGCGAGCCGTATCGAGCCACAGCTGCATGGCCTCTTGGGCATTCGCCAACGCCTCATCTGGAGATGCGCCATGGGCCATACAACCAGGCAACTCCGGCACATCGGCGATGAAAGATTTATCTTCCTCACTCCAATAGATAATGGTTTCGTACTTATACAT
This window contains:
- a CDS encoding type II toxin-antitoxin system HicB family antitoxin, whose protein sequence is MYKYETIIYWSEEDKSFIADVPELPGCMAHGASPDEALANAQEAMQLWLDTAREFGDPIPEPKGRRLVYA
- a CDS encoding type II toxin-antitoxin system RelE/ParE family toxin, which produces MIQSFKHKGLELFFKTGKKTGIQAKHANRLRMILGRLNASASPVDMDLPGLYLHKLTGDRKETWSVRVSGNWRVTFQFNGVHAEVVDYEDYH